The DNA segment GGGTTTTCTTTCCTGAAAGACAGGGGAATAGGAAAAGAGATCTCAGTTGGAGGAGGATCTTTTGAGATTGAATTCGGTGAATACACACTCCCTGAGGTTGAAACAGAGTATCTGACATCAATATCACGTTATCTGCCCGAGGATATTGAACAGTTCAATGGCGGGATATGGTATGATCCTGTAACTATTCATGGCAGAAGTACGGACGGTTTTATGAAAAAACAGGTTATAATGCTAAAAGAAGGTTCTGTATTCAGGAATACAGGGAAAAAGTATTATGGATCTGTTGCAATGGTAAGGGAAAACCCACCGGTTGTTGAATACGGTATGGCCTTTACAGTTCCATGGGGAGGGATTTAATGACGGAACTAATGGTCAGGACATTAACACCTGTACACATCGGGACAGGACAGGTTTATACGCCTTACGAATTTGTCTTTCATAAAGGTACAAAATCAGGTAAAAATTTTGTTGCAAGGGTTGATATGGATAAGTTTTACCGCTCGCTCAGTGAAGATAAAAAATCCGTATATATCAACAGGGTGAGATCAGATAATGATTTCACCCTTGAAAGATTTTTCAGGGACGAGCGGATAGATAATCTAAAAGATGTTTTCAGGTATCTTGCCGAGAGAACGGGTGCAATACTGCCGAACAATATTAAAGATATTCGTGAATGTATAAAAACAGCAGATATTGCATATATTCCCGGATCCAGCATCAAAGGTGCGGTCAGGACGGCACTTCTGTGGAAGTATTTCTCCAGAAGATCTGATGAATTGGTTCAAAAACTCAGTTCTGAAATTAGTGACCGGACTAATAGGAAACGAATCGGAAAGAATCTGACTGATAATGTATTTTCGTATCAACACGAAAGGAGATACGACCCTAGAAATGATATAATGAAATTTTTGCTGGTGTCGGATTTTATGCCCGAAAAAAATAATCGCATCTCAGTTCAGAGTATCAAAACGTGGTCGCTTGGTAGGCAGGGTATGGCTCAAAAAGATTTTCCTGTTTATGCTGAATGCATAAAAAAAGGTTCCGCTTTCAGTGGAAGTATATCCGTTTCGGACCAGTTCAATGCTGTAAAAGCTGATGATAGAAAACAAATTGAAGAGAAATTTGAATCTTTCGGGCTTCAGGATTTTTATGATGGGGAAAATCTGGTTTCAGAAATAAAAAATGTTGTATCTGAGTTCAACAGGGCCGCTTTTGAAAAGGAGTCTCACCTGCTGGAAAAGATTCGGATAAAAGAATCAGAGTATGATATGATCCTCAGAAAAAATCTGAATACTATCAAAAGCCGGATGGATAATGGAAATCTGATCCGGGTCGGTTTTGGGACAGGTACTCTTTATCAGACAATAATGGGGATTGTGGAGGATAATGACCCTGATCTGTTTGCAAAAATTGTAACTGATCTGAAACTTGGAAAATATCCCCGGCAATATGATGGTTTGGAAATTTCCCCTCCTTATCCCAAGAGTGTAGAGATTACAATGTCATACACACCTGCGGGGTGGATGGAATGGTAAACAGAACCCGGAGATCCGATGAAATATAAGACGCTTTATCTGGTCCTTAAAACCGACAGACCTGTGAAGGAGGAGGCTACTCAGCTTAGAGGTTATATAGGGAATGTCTTCTCCGAATACCCGGTACTTCATAACCATATGGGTTCTCCTGTCCTGACCTACCCGCGTGTGCAGTATAAGATGGTAGGAAAAACTCCTTCCATTTTTGGTATAGAAGAAGGTGCGGATGTCATAAAGAAAATATCCGGGGAGATAAATGAGCTTGATCTGCTGGGGAGCAGATATGAGGTTACTAAAAGAACAATTCATGAAAGATCGGTTGATATAGATATCACCCCCAAGCCTGTCAGCTACAGGTTTCTTTCTCCATGGCTTGCACTTAACTCAAAGAATTATGAGAGTTATAATAAGATTTCCGACTGGAAGAAGAGAAAGGAATTTCTAAACAAAATCCTGACGGGCAATATACTCTCGATGGCAAAAGGGCTTGGCATTGTTGTCGAGAACCGACTGTATGTTCATTCGAAAATCGATTCTGTTCAGACACGCTACAAAAGTGTAGGTATGACTGGATTTACGGGGGAGTTCAGAGTAAATTTCTCCCTTCCTGAATACTGTGGTCTTGGAAAAGGAGTATCACAGGGTTTTGGTGCTCTCCGCGTGGAAAATCACAACCTTTTGGAATGAGGAAAGGAGCAACTTTTTTATACAGAAAGTATGCCCTTATAAACAGAGATCTGAGATCCTGTCATTCCCTTTATATATCACTGAAAAAAGCACGAAGGTAAATGACCATTTGTCTTATTCAGGCAAATTTGATGCGGTTGCAGAATTAATTCCATTAAAACAAGGATTTCAACGGAACCCCCCCCAAGAAATGGTAGATCAATCTGATGGAGTTGCAGAATTAATTCCATTAAAACAAGGATTTCAACAACAAATGGAATTACTGATAGATGGTCGAGATTACTATACTTCTTGGAGTAATTGGTATACTACTTACCATAATTGTCACATTTACCTTTTATGAGATACAGAGACGACAGAGTATAAAACAACTCAACTATCAAAAAGAACAATTTGAGGCAATTCTTTTAATAATCAGAGCGACGTTAGAAAAAATGAGCATTGTGGAAATGAATTCACAAAGAACCGAATATATTGAAAAAAGTGTTGCAGGAGTCTCTGAAACGTTCAGAAGCTTAAATCAGATCGACCAGTTGACTGGAAAAAAAGTATTATGGGTCGATGATCATCCCGAATGGAATCATTATGAAAGAATTGCATTCGAGGTTCTAGGCATTGGGATCACGTGTAGTTTAAGTACAGATGACGCCTTAGCCCAATTAAAAACAGGAAACATTGATTTAATAATCTCAGATGTCTTTTCAGATGTAGGAATAGCAAAAGGTTTTGAATTATTGCATAAAGTAAAAGCGATTAATTCACAAATACCAGTTGTGTTTTATACAGGACATGTCACCGACGAATTGGCGGACGAAGCAAAAAAATTAGGTGCGTATGGAATCGAGGATATACCTGCCAGATTATCCGGTACCGTTCTTAAAGTTCTACTAAAAATTTAATTTATGAGGGAATCGATGAAATTGAGTCTTCTCGTGGGATTTAAATGAGAAATATCGCACGACGGGGTCGATAGCAACCGCGAGAGCTACACAGTAAAGATCGTCTTCGAAGACGATACGGCAGAACAGGCCGGAATGCTTTCCGTCAAGTGCTCCAGTGTTTCTTCAATGAGCAGTGCTGCCGTCGCAATCCTGGCCGCTTTTGAGACTTGGGCCGACACCGTGACTGACCCCCCAACTGAAAAAAACGGGCCAGTCAGAAATTTAACACAGACCCTTTGTGCCCGCATAACAGATTTATTATTGCAGAAATCGTAATAGTACATTACCGGAAAAAAGTTTAACATATAATAAGTTATAACCTCAAAAGAGGTGAAATCAGGTTTTATGAAATTCAGAGTCATCATAGAAATGGACGAAGACGGAATTTTTGTCGCCGAATGCCCGTCCCTTCCGGGCTGCATATCCCAAGGAAAAACCAGGGCCGAAGCACTTGAAAACATAAAAGACGCTGCAAAAGGGTACCTGGAAAGCCTGAAGAAACACAATGAACCTATTCCCCCGTCAATATATGAAGAAACCGTAGAAATAAGCGCCTGATATATGCCAAAATTACCTGTACTATCCTACATTGAAGTAATAAAGGCACTAAATAAAATCGGTTACGAAATCGACCATCAGACCGGCAGCCATATAATTCTGAGGCAGGATACAGAACCTTATCGAAGGCTTACCATTCCAAACCACAAGGAAATTTCAAAAGGAACGATAAACAGCATCATCAGACAGGCAGGGCTAACAAGAGACGAATTTATAAAACTATTATAGCCTTCATAAGATATTTCGAGCCTTGTATATTCGTTGCAAAAACTGGTATGATTGGCGCAGCCAATCATGCCTGGTTCCTGAAAATTCCAACGTGATTTTCATGGTAAGAACCTGGGAAAAAAGTTATTTCACTATTCATCCCGGGATACGCCCTGTCTTTTTCAGTCAGGCGGTACTTTTGTTTCGGGCCGCTGGGCTTTTTCCGGAATTGTCATCTCAATCAGACCTTCTTCAAGAGCGGGATGCATATAATTGTCCCTGAATGTCTTTCAGTGCTTAATATCCGGGACTATTTTGTAAATTCAAGTGTAATTATTTAGTAAAAATCAATCATGAAATCTTAATTTTTTATGATTAAATAGAGAAAAATTATTCCCTTGACAGGAACAATAGCAGAGTATAGTTTTTAAGAAAACTCAAAAGAGAACAGATACCATCTGTAAATATGCTGATATGGGGATTCGAACCCCAGTCGCAGGAGTGAGAGTCCTGCATGATTGGCCGACTACACTATATCAGCTTAAAATTGTGTATATTAAGTTGTCAGAATTACTACTTAAAGTTTGATAATCGGGTTTAATAGTCCCTCAGTTTAAAAATCCGAAAAATATTCTCTTTTTTAGCATTTCTTTTGGCATCTTTGCATGCTTACATCTTTTTGGCAAATGTAACCTTCATAAATCTATATCATCCCGCCGCCGTAAAAGACCTTTAAAAAAAGTGGAAAAAGTGAACCTAAAAAGAAGTAAAAAAAGTGAACCCTTTATTTTTTATTTTTACCGGCATAATTTCCAGTTAATTCCCGGTATTACCTGCCTGACTTTGCCGGGGCACACAAATCATAAATTAATCATATATTAATCATAAACAGTTGCCAGGATACCCCGCATACCAGTTGTCTGTCCGCGTCCGCCGGTTCACTATTGTTCACTGAATGTTGTTCACTGTCATCTCATTACGTTTTTCATTGCGTCCTTCATCGATTTTACGTACTCCGAAAGCTCATTGCACATTTCTTCCGTCTCTTTGTCTTTTTCCTTCCCGTCTGTGACTGTCATTTCGTTGCCGTTTGCACCGTCTTTGGATTCCCCGTTGCATTTCCCGCTGAACTTCTCTATTATTGAAACGATTGCACTCCCTACGATGACTCCGTCCGCACCGTGTCCGACAATCTCCTCTGCATGCTCAGGCTTTGATATACCGAAACCGACGGCTACAGGGACACTCGTCTTCGCTTCGACTTTTTCAAGAAGCGGGAAAGCCTTCTCTGACACTTCCGCCCTCTGGCCCGTAACGCCGAGAGTGGACACAAGGTACACAAAACCCGACGCCATTTCAACGATTTTGTCAAGCCTCTCATCAGAAGTCGTCTGCGTCACAAGAAATATCTGGGCAATCCCCGTCCTTTTCGAAGCCTTCAGAGCAGGCCCCGATTCCTCCGGAGGCATGTCGACGATAAGTATCCCGTCAACACCCGCCTCCTTTGCCTCGTCGTAGAACCTGTCGACACCTCTCCTGAAGACAATGTTGCAGTAGACCAGAAACACCAGCGGGACATCGGAAAACTTTCTTATCTCCCTTACGACCTCGAAAACTCCGTCAACTGTAATTCCCGCATCAAGGGCCCTTTTGTCGGCCTTCTGTATTACCGGTCCGTCCGCGACCGGGTCTGAAAAGGGGACGCCAAGTTCAAGGACATCGCAGCCGCCTCTGACCAAGGCCTTCGCGGCAATAACCGACTCCTTTACAGACGGGTCTCCCGCAACGGTGTACGCAACAAAGCCCTTATTTTCAAAAGCCTTCGCAAGTCTTGTTTTTCCGCACAGATCAGCCTTCATAGGTTTCCTCCCGTCATCTCTGAGACCTGGGATACGTCCTTGTCCCCTCTTCCCGAAAGGCATATCACCACGATATCGTCTTTGTCGAACTCGTCCCTGTTCTTGAGGACATAGGACACAGCATGCGAAGACTCAAGAGCGGGGATAATCCCTTCTGTCCTTGAAAGATACGAAAACGCCTCCAGGACTTCCGGGTCCATCGCGTATGAGTACTCCACCCTTTTCAGCTCTTTCAACATACTGTGCTCAGGCCCGACTCCGGGGTAGTCAAGCCCCGCCGAAACAGAGTGCGTCCCCTGGACCTGACCGTCATTGTCCTGGATTAAGTAAGACAGGGCGCCGTGCAGAACACCCGGGGCTCCAGTGTTGAGCGTTGCACCGTTTTCCCCCGGCTTCATACTTTTTCCTCCCGCCTCGACGCCTATCATCCTGACGTCGTCGTTTATCATCGGGTAGAACATCCCGATTGCATTTGAGCCGCCGCCGACGCATGCGACAAGTGCGTCAGGAAGTCTTCCCTCCTTTTCAAGACACTGCCTCCTCGTCTCCTTTCCGATTACAGACTGAAAGTCCCTGACGATTTCGGGGAACGGGTGCGGGCCGACTACTGATCCTATCAGGTAGTGGGTGTATTCGACAGTCTTTGACCATTCCCTCAAAGCCTCGTTCGTCGCGTCCTTGAGAGTCTTCGTCCCCGACGACACAGGGTGCACCTTTGCGCCCATAAGCTCCATCCTGAAAACGTTGAGTTTCTGCCTCTCGCAGTCCTCCTCGCCCATGAACACTTCAACGGGAAGACCGAGGACGGCGCCCGCGATTGCTGTTGCAACACCGTGCTGCCCTGCGCCGGTCTCAGCGATAAGGCGCTTTTTTCCCATAGCCTTTGCAAGAATCGCCTGGCCCAGAGTGTTGTTCAGCTTGTGGGCGCCTCCGTGGACAAGGTCTTCACGTTTCAGGTAGACTTTGCATCCACAGTCGTCCGACATGTTTTTGCAGAAAGTAAGAGGTGTCTCTCTTCCCGCGTAGTCAGTAAGATAATAATTAAGTTCGGACTTGAATTTCTCATCGTCTTTCAGCCGTCCGTATTCCGATTCAAGTTCGTATAAAGCCGCCATTAAAGTTTCGGGGACGAACCTCCCGCCGAACTTTCCGTAGTAACCTGTTTTTTCCGCCAAGGTTCAGACCTCCCTGCATATTTTGATAAATTGTCTTATTTTTTCCCTGTCCTTGATGCCCTTTGACTTCTCGACGCCTGAAGAGACGTCGACCGCACACGGCGAGACGTCTTTTATCGCCTCTCTCACGTTTTCAGGCGTAAGTCCGCCTGCAAGGATGACCGGCACCTGTGAATTCCTGGATACTTCCGCCGCGAAATTTTTGTCGTAGGCTATCCCCTTACCGCTGCTCTTATCGATTACGACCGCATCGCAGGGCATGTCCCTGAAGCTTTCATCCGACACCGCCCTGTAGACCTTCGTTTTAATGTCTTTGGAAACTTTGAGCCCTTCCGGGACCTGGACCGCCGAAGGCTTGAGTGAGAGTATGATGCCGATGTCTTCGGGGTTTTTTGTATCAGTGACACAAATCTTTTCGGTGTTCGGGCCAAGTGCATCGAATATTTCCCTTGCATGCTTTATGGAGACGTTTCTGGGGGATTCGGAGCAGACGATGACTCCAACGGCATCGGCCCCTTCCTCCTCGGCGATAAGAGCGTCTCTGACCGTCGTTATTCCGCACACCTTTACGCGAATACAACCCCCTCCAGTGTTTTCTGCGGGTCCTTTGATTTCATAAGGGCTGTCCCGATGAGAAACCCGTCGCAGAAACTTTTCAGCTCCCCGATGTCGGCGGGTGTTTTTATTCCGCTCTCTGAAATTACGGTTACGCCCGCGTTTTGAAGCGTCTCCGAAATCTTTTTTGTCGCGTCTGTGTCGACTGTCATATCCTTCAGGTTGCGGTTGTTTATCCCGCAGAGTTCTGCACCGCACCGCAGTGCGAATTCAGCCTCGTCAGTTGTTCTCGTCTCGACCAGGGGCTCGACTGAAAGCGTTTTGCAGACCTCGATAAAGTCCGCAAGTTTATTTTTGAGGACACCTGATATCAGGAGGACCGAGTCGGCCTTAAGGGAGTACGCCTCGTAGATCTGCTTTTCGTCGACGATGAAGTCCTTTCTCAATACCGGAAGACCTGTTTTTGATTTGACCAGCGCAATGTTTTCGTTTCCGCCTTTGAAGAAGAACGGCTCGGTCAGGACAGAGACTGCACATGCACCGCCTTTTTCGTAGGCTGCGGCAATTTCTGCGGGTGTTTTGGCTGAGCCCAGCGAATCGTCCGAAGGTGTCCTGTACTTTATTTCGGCGATTACTGCGTTTTTTATGCCTTTGCAGTTTCTGACTGCATCACACAGGTTTTTCGCCGAGTATTTCTCCTCCTGCGAGGATTTGATTATATCAGCAGGAATTTCAGCCGCCCTTTTTCTGGAAAGTGCACAGATATCGTCGAGGATCATTTCCTGCCTCCTGAAAGAAGGATGAGGTTGTCAAGTTTTTCAAGTGCGTTGCCTGAGTCGATGGACTTCTCTGCCAGTTTTATGCCTGCCTCTATATTTCCGGCCTTTTCGCCGAGGTAGACCGCTGCACCTGCGTTTAAAATTACGATGTCCCTTTTCGGCCCGTCGTCCTCACCTTTGAGGACGGACTTTATTATTTCCGCGTTTTTGGCAGGGTCTGCTCCTTTAATCTGTTCCGGTGAAGCCGGACTGAAGCCAAAGGATTCCGGGTCAAGCTGATATGTTTTTATCTCTCCGTTTCTTAGTTCCGAGACAGTAGTATGCCCTGTCGTCGTTATCTCGTCGTAGCCGTCGCCGTTGACAACCATCGCCCTTTTTGTACCGAGGATGTTCAGAACTTCAGCGATTTTTCCGGTGAGAGTTTCGTCGTAGACTCCAAGGAGCTGTGCGTCTGCACCGGCGGGGTTTGAAAGGGGGCCGATTACGTTGAAAAAACTTCTTATCCCGATTTCCTTTCTTGCCCTGCCTGCGTATTTCATCGCAGGATGGTGTGCCTGTGCGAACAGAAATCCAATCCCGTTCTTCTCGAGAATTTCCGGGACTTTTGAGGGGGCGATGTCAATTCTGACGCCCAGAGCCTCCAGAACGTCGGCCGAGCCGCATTTGCTGCTGACACCCCTGTTACCGTGCTTTACGACGGTGGCACCTGCACCTGCTGCAACGAAGGCTGTGGCAGTGCTGATGTTGAAAGTGTCTTTTCCGTCTCCGCCGGTCCCGCATGTGTCGACAAGCGCTCCCTTGACATTCGGTTTTATATTGACAGCGTTGTCTCTCATAACGTGCGCAAACGCCGCAATTTCGGTGCTTGTCTCGCCCTTCATTCTGAGTGCTGTAAGAAACGCTCCTATCTGACTGTCTGATGCGTTTCCGGTCATTATTTCAGTCATGGCCTCTTCAGCCTCTTCGAAGCTGAGGTCATTTCTGAAGACGGCCTTTCTGATGTATTCTGATATCATCAGAACGCCTCCGGTTCAAGAAAATTTTTCATGATTTTGTCCCCTGATTTCGTCATGACGCTTTCAGGGTGAAACTGAAGCCCTAATACCGGGTATTTCGTGTGCGATACCGCCATTATCATGTTGTCGTCGCAGCTCCTCGCCGTAACGCGGAGGCAGTCGGGAAGTGAACTTTCGTCCGCTGCAAGGGAATGGTATCTCGTTGCGGTAAACGGCCCTGTTATCCCTTTGAAGATTCCTGCATCCTCGTGTTTTATCTCCGACGTCATCCCGTGAACGGGTCTTCCCGTCCTCACGACCTTTCCGCCGAAGAAATGACATATCGCCTGGTGCCCCAGGCATATCCCAAGTGTCGGGATGTCCTTTGAATATTCCTTAAGCACTTCAAGACACAGCTTAGAATTTTCAGGCTTTCCCGGTCCGGGCGAAAGGACAATCCTTTCGAATTCGTAAATGTCGGGCAAATCCTCTCTGCGGTCGTTTTTGACGACAAAAGGTTCTGCACCAAGGTGTCCTATCTGCTGGCAGAGGTTGTACGTGAAGCTGTCGTAGCAGTCGACTACAAGGACTTTCATAAGAGGTCTCCTGCCGACTCGATTGCGCTTCTCATGCTTGCGGCCTTGTTTTCGGCCTCCTGAAATTCCGATTCGGGCACCGAGCCTGCGACGATTCCTGCCCCTGACTGGAAGTACGCTTTTTTGTCTTTTACCACGACCGTCCTTATCGTGATTGCAAAGTCTATGTTCTCGTTGAGCCCGATGTAGCCTGCCGCACCTGCGTAAAGACCTCTTCTTTTGTGTTCGAGTTCCTCTATTATCTGCATGGCACGGATTTTCGGAGCGCCTGAGACCGTCCCTGCCGGAAAGCATGACATGAAAGCGTCTATCGAGTTTTTTTTGTCCAACAGGACGCCTTCGACTGTTGAAACCATATGCTGGACGTGGGAGAACTTTTCGACCGACATAAAGTCCGTGACCCTGACACTCCCGTATTTTGAGACTCTCCCGATGTCGTTTCTTGAGAGGTCGACTAACATCAGGTGTTCGGCACGCTCTTTTTTGTCGGTTACAAGGTCTTTTTCAAGCTGGATGTCCTCTTCTTCTGTCCTGCCGCGTTTTCTTGTGCCGGCGATGGGGACTGACGAGATGTTTCTGCCCTTGACTCTTACAAGCATCTCCGGGCTTGCCCCTACGACCTGCCTTTCGGAAAAGTCCATGAAGTACATGTAAGGGCTGGGGTTGATTCTTCTCATCTGCCTGTAGATAAGGTACGGGTCGCCGGGAAAGTCACATTCGCACCCTCTTGACACGACCACCTGAAATATGTCGCCGTCGAGGATGTACTCGCGGGCCTTTCTGACCATCTCCTCATACTGCTTTTCTGATACATCCGAGCTGTAGGTGATTTTTTTCTGCCCCCCTCCACCTAAAAGACCATTTTCATTTTCTTTTTTTGATAAACCCAAAGCCGCACCGAGAATTTTTTTCTCTGTCGACTCAATCACAGCGACTGCTTTTTCGTACTCCGGGTCCGGGTCTTTTTTGCCGTCACCGGTAACGAATGTGAGAAATGTCAGGTTTTTCCTGATGTGGTCGAAGATGACGAAGACCTTCGGCATCATGAATTCTGCAAGAGGAAAGCCGGCTTGTGTGTCCGGGTTCACCGGGATATCGTTTGCCTTCAGTGCAAAGTCGTACGAAAAATATCCGGTGAAACCTCCCGAATATCCGGGGATGTCAGGGACTTCGTATTCAAACGATTTTAAAATCCCGTATATTGAATCTGCACAGAGTTTTGAGCCCTCAAATTTGTCTGCCGGGTTGAACTCTCCTGTCATTTTTATTTCCGGGCCGGCTGTTATATGAAGCAGAACGCCTGTCCCTATGACCGAGTATCCGGCATTTTTATGTGTCCCTTCAATCGACTCAAGAAGAAATCCATATTTCTCCCTGACCGCTTCATACGCAGAAGCGGGGTCCGTTCCGGGGTCTTTGATTGTCCTGTAGACCGGGACCAGGGAATTTTCTTTGAGGTTTTTCTTTATAGTCCGGAACTTTTCAAAGGAAGGTTTTGCGTAAGAACATCTCTTATGGTCTATGCCAGTCTCCATTCCACC comes from the Methanomicrobium sp. W14 genome and includes:
- the csm5 gene encoding type III-A CRISPR-associated RAMP protein Csm5, which codes for MTELMVRTLTPVHIGTGQVYTPYEFVFHKGTKSGKNFVARVDMDKFYRSLSEDKKSVYINRVRSDNDFTLERFFRDERIDNLKDVFRYLAERTGAILPNNIKDIRECIKTADIAYIPGSSIKGAVRTALLWKYFSRRSDELVQKLSSEISDRTNRKRIGKNLTDNVFSYQHERRYDPRNDIMKFLLVSDFMPEKNNRISVQSIKTWSLGRQGMAQKDFPVYAECIKKGSAFSGSISVSDQFNAVKADDRKQIEEKFESFGLQDFYDGENLVSEIKNVVSEFNRAAFEKESHLLEKIRIKESEYDMILRKNLNTIKSRMDNGNLIRVGFGTGTLYQTIMGIVEDNDPDLFAKIVTDLKLGKYPRQYDGLEISPPYPKSVEITMSYTPAGWMEW
- a CDS encoding CRISPR-associated endonuclease Cas6 encodes the protein MKYKTLYLVLKTDRPVKEEATQLRGYIGNVFSEYPVLHNHMGSPVLTYPRVQYKMVGKTPSIFGIEEGADVIKKISGEINELDLLGSRYEVTKRTIHERSVDIDITPKPVSYRFLSPWLALNSKNYESYNKISDWKKRKEFLNKILTGNILSMAKGLGIVVENRLYVHSKIDSVQTRYKSVGMTGFTGEFRVNFSLPEYCGLGKGVSQGFGALRVENHNLLE
- a CDS encoding response regulator, with product MVEITILLGVIGILLTIIVTFTFYEIQRRQSIKQLNYQKEQFEAILLIIRATLEKMSIVEMNSQRTEYIEKSVAGVSETFRSLNQIDQLTGKKVLWVDDHPEWNHYERIAFEVLGIGITCSLSTDDALAQLKTGNIDLIISDVFSDVGIAKGFELLHKVKAINSQIPVVFYTGHVTDELADEAKKLGAYGIEDIPARLSGTVLKVLLKI
- a CDS encoding type II toxin-antitoxin system HicB family antitoxin, which encodes MKFRVIIEMDEDGIFVAECPSLPGCISQGKTRAEALENIKDAAKGYLESLKKHNEPIPPSIYEETVEISA
- a CDS encoding type II toxin-antitoxin system HicA family toxin, translating into MPKLPVLSYIEVIKALNKIGYEIDHQTGSHIILRQDTEPYRRLTIPNHKEISKGTINSIIRQAGLTRDEFIKLL
- the trpA gene encoding tryptophan synthase subunit alpha, with protein sequence MKADLCGKTRLAKAFENKGFVAYTVAGDPSVKESVIAAKALVRGGCDVLELGVPFSDPVADGPVIQKADKRALDAGITVDGVFEVVREIRKFSDVPLVFLVYCNIVFRRGVDRFYDEAKEAGVDGILIVDMPPEESGPALKASKRTGIAQIFLVTQTTSDERLDKIVEMASGFVYLVSTLGVTGQRAEVSEKAFPLLEKVEAKTSVPVAVGFGISKPEHAEEIVGHGADGVIVGSAIVSIIEKFSGKCNGESKDGANGNEMTVTDGKEKDKETEEMCNELSEYVKSMKDAMKNVMR
- the trpB gene encoding tryptophan synthase subunit beta: MAEKTGYYGKFGGRFVPETLMAALYELESEYGRLKDDEKFKSELNYYLTDYAGRETPLTFCKNMSDDCGCKVYLKREDLVHGGAHKLNNTLGQAILAKAMGKKRLIAETGAGQHGVATAIAGAVLGLPVEVFMGEEDCERQKLNVFRMELMGAKVHPVSSGTKTLKDATNEALREWSKTVEYTHYLIGSVVGPHPFPEIVRDFQSVIGKETRRQCLEKEGRLPDALVACVGGGSNAIGMFYPMINDDVRMIGVEAGGKSMKPGENGATLNTGAPGVLHGALSYLIQDNDGQVQGTHSVSAGLDYPGVGPEHSMLKELKRVEYSYAMDPEVLEAFSYLSRTEGIIPALESSHAVSYVLKNRDEFDKDDIVVICLSGRGDKDVSQVSEMTGGNL
- a CDS encoding phosphoribosylanthranilate isomerase — protein: MCGITTVRDALIAEEEGADAVGVIVCSESPRNVSIKHAREIFDALGPNTEKICVTDTKNPEDIGIILSLKPSAVQVPEGLKVSKDIKTKVYRAVSDESFRDMPCDAVVIDKSSGKGIAYDKNFAAEVSRNSQVPVILAGGLTPENVREAIKDVSPCAVDVSSGVEKSKGIKDREKIRQFIKICREV
- a CDS encoding indole-3-glycerol-phosphate synthase — translated: MILDDICALSRKRAAEIPADIIKSSQEEKYSAKNLCDAVRNCKGIKNAVIAEIKYRTPSDDSLGSAKTPAEIAAAYEKGGACAVSVLTEPFFFKGGNENIALVKSKTGLPVLRKDFIVDEKQIYEAYSLKADSVLLISGVLKNKLADFIEVCKTLSVEPLVETRTTDEAEFALRCGAELCGINNRNLKDMTVDTDATKKISETLQNAGVTVISESGIKTPADIGELKSFCDGFLIGTALMKSKDPQKTLEGVVFA
- the trpD gene encoding anthranilate phosphoribosyltransferase yields the protein MISEYIRKAVFRNDLSFEEAEEAMTEIMTGNASDSQIGAFLTALRMKGETSTEIAAFAHVMRDNAVNIKPNVKGALVDTCGTGGDGKDTFNISTATAFVAAGAGATVVKHGNRGVSSKCGSADVLEALGVRIDIAPSKVPEILEKNGIGFLFAQAHHPAMKYAGRARKEIGIRSFFNVIGPLSNPAGADAQLLGVYDETLTGKIAEVLNILGTKRAMVVNGDGYDEITTTGHTTVSELRNGEIKTYQLDPESFGFSPASPEQIKGADPAKNAEIIKSVLKGEDDGPKRDIVILNAGAAVYLGEKAGNIEAGIKLAEKSIDSGNALEKLDNLILLSGGRK
- a CDS encoding aminodeoxychorismate/anthranilate synthase component II: MKVLVVDCYDSFTYNLCQQIGHLGAEPFVVKNDRREDLPDIYEFERIVLSPGPGKPENSKLCLEVLKEYSKDIPTLGICLGHQAICHFFGGKVVRTGRPVHGMTSEIKHEDAGIFKGITGPFTATRYHSLAADESSLPDCLRVTARSCDDNMIMAVSHTKYPVLGLQFHPESVMTKSGDKIMKNFLEPEAF
- a CDS encoding anthranilate synthase component I family protein, which translates into the protein MYIYVQNATSIVYYDNYYKKTDGDAGGMETGIDHKRCSYAKPSFEKFRTIKKNLKENSLVPVYRTIKDPGTDPASAYEAVREKYGFLLESIEGTHKNAGYSVIGTGVLLHITAGPEIKMTGEFNPADKFEGSKLCADSIYGILKSFEYEVPDIPGYSGGFTGYFSYDFALKANDIPVNPDTQAGFPLAEFMMPKVFVIFDHIRKNLTFLTFVTGDGKKDPDPEYEKAVAVIESTEKKILGAALGLSKKENENGLLGGGGQKKITYSSDVSEKQYEEMVRKAREYILDGDIFQVVVSRGCECDFPGDPYLIYRQMRRINPSPYMYFMDFSERQVVGASPEMLVRVKGRNISSVPIAGTRKRGRTEEEDIQLEKDLVTDKKERAEHLMLVDLSRNDIGRVSKYGSVRVTDFMSVEKFSHVQHMVSTVEGVLLDKKNSIDAFMSCFPAGTVSGAPKIRAMQIIEELEHKRRGLYAGAAGYIGLNENIDFAITIRTVVVKDKKAYFQSGAGIVAGSVPESEFQEAENKAASMRSAIESAGDLL